One genomic window of Mercenaria mercenaria strain notata chromosome 2, MADL_Memer_1, whole genome shotgun sequence includes the following:
- the LOC128554455 gene encoding monocarboxylate transporter 12-B-like isoform X1 — translation MTSETKGKSNTMAGTAASMQSETKVRKVKAPDGGGGWIVVFAVLAFNIIFDGCCYSFGILYIKILEEFNETKSNTAWTGSLFFSTPLLLAPIAGIITRKIGSRLATMLGGLIATVGFAIGSLSNSLAMLMVFYGLVGGIGMSLPYFNSIKIVTDYFDKRLALASGIAECGAGLGTIIFGPLTEYLVSTYEWRGALFIISGIVSNIIVCGALFCPVKRNKNKTCNKNCTSHYLPCSCCFKSRYSMDVSEHSVSHVPDGCETTPETEVRCIYVSQLKNIQFLMFAISNFVMYFWNHIPYIFIVSNAVDIGISLQKASYFLSIIGFVHMFGIIGYGVLCNRKCVNRMVVYGISNGMCGVSILLVPVFQEYVPFAILSGCFGLFSAATEALLSCVLIDIVGKKAFDNFFCGLILFTEGVADLLGTPFAGFLVDNTRSYDTTFYVAGGCVTATGFLYLILSRNRTEHTDCEVTVQS, via the exons TAAGGGAAAATCAAACACTATGGCTGGCACTGCCGCAAGCATGCAAAGTGAAACCAAAGTCCGGAAGGTGAAGGCCCCTGACGGTGGAGGAGGCTGGATCGTTGTATTTGCTGTGCTCGCTTTTAATATCATTTTCGACGGATGCTGTTACTCATTTGGAATCCTCTATATAAAAATTCTAGAAGAgtttaatgaaacaaaaagtaATACAGCATGGACAGGTTCCTTATTTTTCTCTACGCCATTATTACTCGCACCAATAGCAGGGATAATAACAAGAAAAATCGGTTCTCGTTTGGCAACGATGTTGGGAGGACTGATTGCCACAGTTGGGTTTGCAATTGGATCACTATCTAATTCCCTAGCCATGCTTATGGTATTCTATGGATTAGTAGGTGGCATTGGCATGTCATTGCCTTACTTTAACTCCATCAAGATTGTGACAGATTATTTCGATAAAAGGCTCGCTCTTGCATCTGGAATTGCCGAGTGTGGTGCTGGACTCGGAACAATCATATTTGGTCCTTTAACAGAATACCTCGTTTCAACGTATGAATGGAGGGGTGCTCTCTTTATTATAAGTGGGATAGTTTCAAATATTATTGTCTGTGGTGCTTTGTTTTGTCCggtaaaacgaaataaaaacaaaacttgcaATAAAAACTGTACTTCACATTATTTGCCATGTAGTTGCTGCTTCAAGTCACGATATTCAATGGATGTATCGGAACATTCAGTCTCGCATGTACCAGATGGTTGCGAAACCACACCAGAAACGGAAGTGCGATGTATATACGTATCTCAACtgaaaaacatacaatttttaatgtttgccatttcaaattttgtcatgtACTTTTGGAACCACATTCCTTACATTTTCATAGTTTCAAACGCTGTTGACATTGGGATAAGTTTGCAAAAGGCGTCATACTTTTTATCAATTATTGGATTCGTCCATATGTTTGGTATTATTGGCTATGGCGTCCTTTGCAACCGGAAGTGCGTTAACCGTATGGTGGTTTATGGGATATCTAACGGTATGTGCGGTGTGTCTATTTTACTAGTTCCCGTATTTCAGGAATACGTTCCTTTTGCAATTTTGTCGGGGTGTTTTGGATTATTTTCAGCCGCCACGGAAGCATTGCTGTCATGTGTTTTGATTGATATTGTTGGGAAGAAAGCGTTTGACAATTTCTTTTGTGGGCTTATTCTCTTCACGGAAGGTGTCGCAGATCTGCTCGGGACACCATTTGCCG gtttCTTAGTTGACAATACGAGATCATACGACACTACATTTTACGTGGCAGGAGGTTGTGTTACAGCGACTGGTTTTTTATACTTGATACTTTCTAGAAACAGGACAGAACATACCGATTGTGAAGTAACAGTCCAATCTTAG
- the LOC128554455 gene encoding monocarboxylate transporter 12-B-like isoform X2, whose product MAGTAASMQSETKVRKVKAPDGGGGWIVVFAVLAFNIIFDGCCYSFGILYIKILEEFNETKSNTAWTGSLFFSTPLLLAPIAGIITRKIGSRLATMLGGLIATVGFAIGSLSNSLAMLMVFYGLVGGIGMSLPYFNSIKIVTDYFDKRLALASGIAECGAGLGTIIFGPLTEYLVSTYEWRGALFIISGIVSNIIVCGALFCPVKRNKNKTCNKNCTSHYLPCSCCFKSRYSMDVSEHSVSHVPDGCETTPETEVRCIYVSQLKNIQFLMFAISNFVMYFWNHIPYIFIVSNAVDIGISLQKASYFLSIIGFVHMFGIIGYGVLCNRKCVNRMVVYGISNGMCGVSILLVPVFQEYVPFAILSGCFGLFSAATEALLSCVLIDIVGKKAFDNFFCGLILFTEGVADLLGTPFAGFLVDNTRSYDTTFYVAGGCVTATGFLYLILSRNRTEHTDCEVTVQS is encoded by the exons ATGGCTGGCACTGCCGCAAGCATGCAAAGTGAAACCAAAGTCCGGAAGGTGAAGGCCCCTGACGGTGGAGGAGGCTGGATCGTTGTATTTGCTGTGCTCGCTTTTAATATCATTTTCGACGGATGCTGTTACTCATTTGGAATCCTCTATATAAAAATTCTAGAAGAgtttaatgaaacaaaaagtaATACAGCATGGACAGGTTCCTTATTTTTCTCTACGCCATTATTACTCGCACCAATAGCAGGGATAATAACAAGAAAAATCGGTTCTCGTTTGGCAACGATGTTGGGAGGACTGATTGCCACAGTTGGGTTTGCAATTGGATCACTATCTAATTCCCTAGCCATGCTTATGGTATTCTATGGATTAGTAGGTGGCATTGGCATGTCATTGCCTTACTTTAACTCCATCAAGATTGTGACAGATTATTTCGATAAAAGGCTCGCTCTTGCATCTGGAATTGCCGAGTGTGGTGCTGGACTCGGAACAATCATATTTGGTCCTTTAACAGAATACCTCGTTTCAACGTATGAATGGAGGGGTGCTCTCTTTATTATAAGTGGGATAGTTTCAAATATTATTGTCTGTGGTGCTTTGTTTTGTCCggtaaaacgaaataaaaacaaaacttgcaATAAAAACTGTACTTCACATTATTTGCCATGTAGTTGCTGCTTCAAGTCACGATATTCAATGGATGTATCGGAACATTCAGTCTCGCATGTACCAGATGGTTGCGAAACCACACCAGAAACGGAAGTGCGATGTATATACGTATCTCAACtgaaaaacatacaatttttaatgtttgccatttcaaattttgtcatgtACTTTTGGAACCACATTCCTTACATTTTCATAGTTTCAAACGCTGTTGACATTGGGATAAGTTTGCAAAAGGCGTCATACTTTTTATCAATTATTGGATTCGTCCATATGTTTGGTATTATTGGCTATGGCGTCCTTTGCAACCGGAAGTGCGTTAACCGTATGGTGGTTTATGGGATATCTAACGGTATGTGCGGTGTGTCTATTTTACTAGTTCCCGTATTTCAGGAATACGTTCCTTTTGCAATTTTGTCGGGGTGTTTTGGATTATTTTCAGCCGCCACGGAAGCATTGCTGTCATGTGTTTTGATTGATATTGTTGGGAAGAAAGCGTTTGACAATTTCTTTTGTGGGCTTATTCTCTTCACGGAAGGTGTCGCAGATCTGCTCGGGACACCATTTGCCG gtttCTTAGTTGACAATACGAGATCATACGACACTACATTTTACGTGGCAGGAGGTTGTGTTACAGCGACTGGTTTTTTATACTTGATACTTTCTAGAAACAGGACAGAACATACCGATTGTGAAGTAACAGTCCAATCTTAG
- the LOC128549086 gene encoding monocarboxylate transporter 12-B-like, with amino-acid sequence MVADPVNIKDRDVTAPDGGRGWVVVFAALVFSIIYDGCSNAFGILYIQILEGFNETKSNTAWTGSLFFSMPLLLAPTAGIITANIGPRLATMLGGLIVTVGFAIGSCSTSIPMLVIFYGLFGGIGMSLPYFSTFQIVTDYFDEKLALAFGIAECGAGLGTVIFAPLTEYFISTYGWRGALLVISGLVSNIIVCGALFCPVKQNKSITAFNKCSLSYFPLRCCLNSLAAKDIKIHSVPDVPTGEKTPLHAKERPLTYLSQLKSIKFLMFALSNFVMYFWYDVPYMFIVSNTVDIGISIQKSSYLLSIIGIVHFFGIIGYGVLCNRKCVNGAVVYGISTGLCGVAILLVPVFQEFIPLAILSGCFGLFSAPQEVLLTCILIDIVGKTAFDNFFCGFILFMQGIANLLGPPFADRC; translated from the coding sequence ATGGTTGCTGACCCTGTTAATATCAAAGACCGGGATGTAACAGCACCTGACGGTGGAAGAGGCTGGGTTGTGGTGTTTGCAGCACTTGTTTTTAGTATCATTTATGACGGATGTAGTAATGCGTTTGGAATCCTCTACATACAAATTTTAGAAGGGTTCAATGAAACAAAAAGTAATACAGCTTGGACTGGCTCCTTGTTTTTCTCTATGCCATTATTGCTCGCTCCAACAGCAGGAATAATAACAGCAAACATTGGTCCCCGTCTAGCAACGATGTTGGGAGGACTGATTGTAACAGTTGGTTTTGCAATTGGGTCATGTTCTACTTCCATTCCTATGTTAGTTATATTCTATGGATTATTCGGTGGAATCGGAATGTCCTTACCTTACTTTAGCACATTCCAGATTGTGACAGATTATTTCGATGAAAAACTCGCTCTTGCTTTTGGTATAGCGGAGTGTGGTGCTGGTCTCGGAACAGTAATATTTGCTCCGTTAACAGAGTATTTCATCTCAACGTATGGATGGAGAGGTGCTCTCTTAGTAATAAGTGGATTAGTTTCAAACATCATTGTCTGTGGTGCTTTGTTTTGTCCAGTAAAGCAAAATAAAAGTATTACCGCTTTTAATAAATGTAGCTTATCGTATTTCCCATTACGTTGCTGTTTAAACTCACTGGCTGCAAAAGATATTAAGATTCATTCTGTCCCAGATGTACCGACTGGTGAAAAAACTCCATTACATGCCAAAGAACGACCCCTGACGTACTTATCTCAGTTGAAAAGCATAAAATTTCTAATGTTTGCtctttcaaattttgttatgtaCTTCTGGTATGATGTACCTTACATGTTCATAGTTTCTAACACTGTGGACATAGGGATAAGTATCCAGAAATCAAGTTACCTGCTTTCAATTATCGGAATTGTCCATTTCTTTGGCATAATTGGATACGGCGTCCTATGTAACCGGAAGTGCGTTAACGGAGCGGTGGTTTATGGGATATCTACAGGATTGTGCGGCGTAGCTATTTTACTTGTGCCTGTATTTCAGGAGTTCATTCCTCTTGCAATTTTGTCAGGATGTTTTGGATTATTTTCTGCACCACAGGAAGTTCTCCTGACGTGTATTTTGATAGATATAGTTGGAAAAACGGCGTTTGACAACTTCTTTTGCGGATTCATCCTCTTCATGCAAGGTATTGCAAATCTTCTAGGACCACCATTTGCCGATAggtgttaa